In Dermacentor silvarum isolate Dsil-2018 chromosome 2, BIME_Dsil_1.4, whole genome shotgun sequence, the following proteins share a genomic window:
- the LOC119440684 gene encoding protein tofu-2-like yields the protein MEEDQRIEFKAHKDMSIEELSQACKDQHTRQTISRTICAFLNTGRGGTVYLGILDNGDVNGIHLTEYQKDHVLLSLENLMLRYKPPVPKHMYELRFVPVISEGVPLPTKQRCGTQGSCVLSYCVI from the exons ATGGAGGAAGATCAGCGCATCGAATTCAAGGCTCACAAGGATATGTCCATCGAAGAGCTGTCGCAGGCGTGCAAGGACCAGCACACTCGCCAGACCATCTCTAG AACTATCTGTGCCTTCTTAAACACTGGAAGAGGTGGAACTGTTTATCTGGGAATCCTTGACAATGGTGATGTGAATGGTATCCATCTCACGGAATACCAA AAAGACCATGTGCTCTTGAGCCTTGAAAATCTGATGCTGCGGTACAAGCCACCTGTCCCAAAGCACATGTATGAGCTGCGATTTGTTCCAGTCATTTCTGAGGGTGTTCCATTGCCAACAAAGCAAAGGTGTGGTACTCAAGGCAGTTGTGTTTTATCATATTGTGTAATctaa
- the LOC119442506 gene encoding phosphomevalonate kinase produces the protein MKLTRGSGVSKLQPGCYVRVLAAKAGRIGDDKCAILRLSEPIKEAYAKEHNLDYNRLLDSSDYKELYRAKMVAWGEEKRNQDLSFFCRLAVKKRGRPELPVWMVSDARRESDVEYFRETFACPTFTVRVRAREGTRRDRGWVHTPGIDDATTECGLDHVDNWDFVINNNDDDDLEGQLESVLQAVHEHCS, from the exons ATGAAGCTGACCAGGGGCAGTGGGGTATCAAAGCTGCAACCAGGGTGTTATGTGCGAGTTCTGGCGGCCAAGGCCGGACG GATCGGAGATGACAAGTGCGCAATACTGCGCCTTTCGGAACCAATAAAAGAGGCGTATGCAAAG GAGCACAACCTCGACTACAATCGACTACTCGACTCATCCGACTACAAGGAGCTGTACCGCGCCAAGATGGTCGCGTGGGGCGAGGAGAAACGCAACCAGGACTTGTCCTTCTTCTGCCGCCTGGCGGTCAAGAAGAGGGGCCGGCCCGAGTTGCCCGTGTGGATGGTGAGCGACGCCCGGCGGGAGAGCGACGTCGAGTACTTCCGGGAGACCTTCGCCTGCCCCACGTTTACCGTCCGGGTCAGAGCGCGCGAAGGCACGCGCCGAGACCGCGGGTGGGTGCACACCCCAG GTATCGATGATGCCACAACAGAGTGTGGTCTCGACCATGTGGACAACTGGGATTTTGTGATAAACAACAACGATGATGACGACTTGGAAGGCCAACTTGAATCTGTTCTTCAAGCTGTGCACGAGCATTGTTCATGA